A section of the Centropristis striata isolate RG_2023a ecotype Rhode Island chromosome 7, C.striata_1.0, whole genome shotgun sequence genome encodes:
- the rtkna gene encoding rhotekin isoform X2 — MFCRNQTARATVARGSALEMEIRRGKFRKSVFLETSQDSDIQKKIDHEIRMRDGACKLLAACSQKDQALEAAKSLQTCSTRIMAYMSELQRMKEAQVMQKVTRRSSDAGPMDDRLPCKGKVAISDLRIPLMWKDTEYFKNKGELHRCAVFCLLQLGGEIFDTDMVIVDRTLTDICFDNTIVFNEASPGFELRVELYSCCSEDDYSAGSTPRKLASKLSSSLGRSAGKKLRAAMEPGPCSPVSNGGASPLLLPVPSVPGPKYHLLAHTTLSLSHVQDSFRTHDLTISGNEECSYWLPLYGSMCCRLAAQPHCMTQQMMSGCLKVKLGSDPQSWTKVYAVLKGTSLFCYHRQEDVEANVEPAFTIAINKETRIRASEKDPQSKVQNICISNQYGGEEVTHTLTTDSREDTHRWMEAFWQHFYDMSQWKQCCDDLMKIELPSPRKPAPVTPKQGSLYHEMVIESSDDLSSTVSDILARRMQELELRSQLGTSPTWMSVFEENNPKSAGRPRPCTSRLSGHSPFTPHRLPRSPVSPHRCPQLSLLSSDASLTSDSDSHCSTSPCSHRYGWPEPSSNFSLLSSSPSRLRPRTLSLDAKLSTLRGRGYGGPGALQCPCQPPSSSLLAPLPISSRSPRSQRSTQTTLSCSSSTSSNSSSNSEGSHSPESSEGAPFSRPSPARRSLRNLRARLDPRNWLQSQV; from the exons GACAGTGAcatccagaaaaagattgatCATGAGATCCGAATGCGCGACGGGGCCTGCAAGCTGCTGGCCGCCTGCTCCCAGAAAGACCAGGCGTTGGAGGCGGCGAAGAGCCTGCAGACGTGCAGCACTCGCATCATGGCCTACATGTCGGAGCTGCAGAGGATGAAGGAGGCGCAGGTCATGCAGAAGGTCACGAGGAGGTCGTCGGACGCAGGGCCAATGGACGACAGGCTACCATGCAAAGGAAAAGTGGCCATATCAG ATCTTCGGATCCCTCTCATGTGGAAAGACACAGAGTACTTCAAGAACAAAGGAG AGCTTCACCGGTGTGCAGTGTTCTGCCTGCTGCAGCTGGGTGGAGAGATCTTCGACACAGACATGGTGATAGTGGACCGGACACTCACCGATATTTGCTTTGACAACACCATCGTATT TAATGAGGCGAGCCCAGGTTTTGAGCTGCGGGTGGAGCTGTATAGCTGCTGCTCGGAGGACGACTACTCAGCAGGGAGCACGCCAAGGAAACTAGCCAGTAAACTGAGCTCGTCACTGGGGCGATCAGCTGGGAAGAAGCTCCGGGCAGCCATGGAGCCCGGGCCCTGTAGTCCTGTAAGCAATGGAGGGGCATCTCCTCTTCTGCTGCCAGTTCCCTCAGTGCC GGGCCCCAAGTACCACCTCTTAGCTCATACCACCCTGTCACTGTCACACGTCCAGGACAGCTTTCGCACACATGACCTCACCATCTCAGGCAACG AAGAGTGTTCGTATTGGCTGCCACTCTATGGCAGTATGTGTTGCCGCCTCGCAGCTCAGCCTCACTGTATGACCCAACAGATGATGAGTGGATGTTTAAAGGTTAAG TTGGGAAGTGACCCTCAGAGTTGGACAAAAGTGTACGCCGTTCTAAAAGGAACAAGCCTTTTCTGCTACCACCGGCAAGAAGATGTGGAGGCTAACGTTGAGCCAGCTTTCACCATTGCCATCAACAAG GAGACCAGAATACGTGCGTCAGAGAAAGACCCTCAAAGTAAAGTTCAGAATATCTGTATCAGTAACCAGTACGGCGGCGAGGAGGTCACGCACACACTGACAACAGACAGCCGTGAGGACACACACCGGTGGATGGAGGCCTTTTGGCAGCATTTCTATGACATGA GTCAATGGAAACAGTGCTGTGATGACTTAATGAAAATTGAACTGCCATCGCCAAGAAAACCAGCTCCTGTCACACCAAAACAGGGTTCACTCTATCACGAAATGG TTATTGAGTCATCTGATGACCTCAGCAGCACTGTGTCAGACATCCTGGCTCGGAGGATGCAGGAGCTGGAGCTCCGCAGCCAGCTGGGCACCTCCCCCACCTGGATGTCTGTGTTTGAGGAGAACAACCCCAAAAGCGCTGGCCGCCCCCGTCCCTGTACTTCTCGCCTTTCTGGCCACAGCCCCTTCACCCCTCACCGACTGCCCCGGAGCCCTGTGAGCCCTCACCGCTGCCCACAGCTTAGTCTGCTGTCCTCAGATGCAAGCCTGACCTCAGACAGCGACAGCCACTGCAGCACCAGTCCCTGCTCTCACCGCTACGGCTGGCCTGAGCCTTCTTCTAACTTCTCTCTCTTGTCATCGTCCCCCTCCCGTCTGAGGCCACGCACTCTGTCACTGGATGCTAAGCTCAGCACCCTTCGAGGGAGGGGGTACGGAGGACCTGGGGCCCTCCAGTGCCCCTGCCAGCCTCCTTCCTCCTCGCTGCTCGCCCCGCTCCCCATCTCCTCCCGTTCACCTCGGTCACAGCGCAGCACACAGACCACACTctcctgctccagctccactTCCAGCAACAGCTCAAGCAACAGCGAGGGCAGCCACAGCCCCGAGTCATCTGAGGGAGCCCCCTTCTCAAGGCCCTCCCCGGCTCGACGCAGCCTCAGGAATCTCAGGGCAAGACTTGATCCTCGCAACTGGCTCCAAAGCCAGGTGTGA
- the rtkna gene encoding rhotekin isoform X1, with product MFCRNQTARATVARGSALEMEIRRGKFRKSVFLETSQDSDIQKKIDHEIRMRDGACKLLAACSQKDQALEAAKSLQTCSTRIMAYMSELQRMKEAQVMQKVTRRSSDAGPMDDRLPCKGKVAISDLRIPLMWKDTEYFKNKGELHRCAVFCLLQLGGEIFDTDMVIVDRTLTDICFDNTIVFNEASPGFELRVELYSCCSEDDYSAGSTPRKLASKLSSSLGRSAGKKLRAAMEPGPCSPVSNGGASPLLLPVPSVPGPKYHLLAHTTLSLSHVQDSFRTHDLTISGNEECSYWLPLYGSMCCRLAAQPHCMTQQMMSGCLKVKQLGSDPQSWTKVYAVLKGTSLFCYHRQEDVEANVEPAFTIAINKETRIRASEKDPQSKVQNICISNQYGGEEVTHTLTTDSREDTHRWMEAFWQHFYDMSQWKQCCDDLMKIELPSPRKPAPVTPKQGSLYHEMVIESSDDLSSTVSDILARRMQELELRSQLGTSPTWMSVFEENNPKSAGRPRPCTSRLSGHSPFTPHRLPRSPVSPHRCPQLSLLSSDASLTSDSDSHCSTSPCSHRYGWPEPSSNFSLLSSSPSRLRPRTLSLDAKLSTLRGRGYGGPGALQCPCQPPSSSLLAPLPISSRSPRSQRSTQTTLSCSSSTSSNSSSNSEGSHSPESSEGAPFSRPSPARRSLRNLRARLDPRNWLQSQV from the exons GACAGTGAcatccagaaaaagattgatCATGAGATCCGAATGCGCGACGGGGCCTGCAAGCTGCTGGCCGCCTGCTCCCAGAAAGACCAGGCGTTGGAGGCGGCGAAGAGCCTGCAGACGTGCAGCACTCGCATCATGGCCTACATGTCGGAGCTGCAGAGGATGAAGGAGGCGCAGGTCATGCAGAAGGTCACGAGGAGGTCGTCGGACGCAGGGCCAATGGACGACAGGCTACCATGCAAAGGAAAAGTGGCCATATCAG ATCTTCGGATCCCTCTCATGTGGAAAGACACAGAGTACTTCAAGAACAAAGGAG AGCTTCACCGGTGTGCAGTGTTCTGCCTGCTGCAGCTGGGTGGAGAGATCTTCGACACAGACATGGTGATAGTGGACCGGACACTCACCGATATTTGCTTTGACAACACCATCGTATT TAATGAGGCGAGCCCAGGTTTTGAGCTGCGGGTGGAGCTGTATAGCTGCTGCTCGGAGGACGACTACTCAGCAGGGAGCACGCCAAGGAAACTAGCCAGTAAACTGAGCTCGTCACTGGGGCGATCAGCTGGGAAGAAGCTCCGGGCAGCCATGGAGCCCGGGCCCTGTAGTCCTGTAAGCAATGGAGGGGCATCTCCTCTTCTGCTGCCAGTTCCCTCAGTGCC GGGCCCCAAGTACCACCTCTTAGCTCATACCACCCTGTCACTGTCACACGTCCAGGACAGCTTTCGCACACATGACCTCACCATCTCAGGCAACG AAGAGTGTTCGTATTGGCTGCCACTCTATGGCAGTATGTGTTGCCGCCTCGCAGCTCAGCCTCACTGTATGACCCAACAGATGATGAGTGGATGTTTAAAGGTTAAG CAGTTGGGAAGTGACCCTCAGAGTTGGACAAAAGTGTACGCCGTTCTAAAAGGAACAAGCCTTTTCTGCTACCACCGGCAAGAAGATGTGGAGGCTAACGTTGAGCCAGCTTTCACCATTGCCATCAACAAG GAGACCAGAATACGTGCGTCAGAGAAAGACCCTCAAAGTAAAGTTCAGAATATCTGTATCAGTAACCAGTACGGCGGCGAGGAGGTCACGCACACACTGACAACAGACAGCCGTGAGGACACACACCGGTGGATGGAGGCCTTTTGGCAGCATTTCTATGACATGA GTCAATGGAAACAGTGCTGTGATGACTTAATGAAAATTGAACTGCCATCGCCAAGAAAACCAGCTCCTGTCACACCAAAACAGGGTTCACTCTATCACGAAATGG TTATTGAGTCATCTGATGACCTCAGCAGCACTGTGTCAGACATCCTGGCTCGGAGGATGCAGGAGCTGGAGCTCCGCAGCCAGCTGGGCACCTCCCCCACCTGGATGTCTGTGTTTGAGGAGAACAACCCCAAAAGCGCTGGCCGCCCCCGTCCCTGTACTTCTCGCCTTTCTGGCCACAGCCCCTTCACCCCTCACCGACTGCCCCGGAGCCCTGTGAGCCCTCACCGCTGCCCACAGCTTAGTCTGCTGTCCTCAGATGCAAGCCTGACCTCAGACAGCGACAGCCACTGCAGCACCAGTCCCTGCTCTCACCGCTACGGCTGGCCTGAGCCTTCTTCTAACTTCTCTCTCTTGTCATCGTCCCCCTCCCGTCTGAGGCCACGCACTCTGTCACTGGATGCTAAGCTCAGCACCCTTCGAGGGAGGGGGTACGGAGGACCTGGGGCCCTCCAGTGCCCCTGCCAGCCTCCTTCCTCCTCGCTGCTCGCCCCGCTCCCCATCTCCTCCCGTTCACCTCGGTCACAGCGCAGCACACAGACCACACTctcctgctccagctccactTCCAGCAACAGCTCAAGCAACAGCGAGGGCAGCCACAGCCCCGAGTCATCTGAGGGAGCCCCCTTCTCAAGGCCCTCCCCGGCTCGACGCAGCCTCAGGAATCTCAGGGCAAGACTTGATCCTCGCAACTGGCTCCAAAGCCAGGTGTGA
- the rtkna gene encoding rhotekin isoform X3, with amino-acid sequence MPVDKFANMEEKLWILEDLNMMYIRQIALSLQDSDIQKKIDHEIRMRDGACKLLAACSQKDQALEAAKSLQTCSTRIMAYMSELQRMKEAQVMQKVTRRSSDAGPMDDRLPCKGKVAISDLRIPLMWKDTEYFKNKGELHRCAVFCLLQLGGEIFDTDMVIVDRTLTDICFDNTIVFNEASPGFELRVELYSCCSEDDYSAGSTPRKLASKLSSSLGRSAGKKLRAAMEPGPCSPVSNGGASPLLLPVPSVPGPKYHLLAHTTLSLSHVQDSFRTHDLTISGNEECSYWLPLYGSMCCRLAAQPHCMTQQMMSGCLKVKQLGSDPQSWTKVYAVLKGTSLFCYHRQEDVEANVEPAFTIAINKETRIRASEKDPQSKVQNICISNQYGGEEVTHTLTTDSREDTHRWMEAFWQHFYDMSQWKQCCDDLMKIELPSPRKPAPVTPKQGSLYHEMVIESSDDLSSTVSDILARRMQELELRSQLGTSPTWMSVFEENNPKSAGRPRPCTSRLSGHSPFTPHRLPRSPVSPHRCPQLSLLSSDASLTSDSDSHCSTSPCSHRYGWPEPSSNFSLLSSSPSRLRPRTLSLDAKLSTLRGRGYGGPGALQCPCQPPSSSLLAPLPISSRSPRSQRSTQTTLSCSSSTSSNSSSNSEGSHSPESSEGAPFSRPSPARRSLRNLRARLDPRNWLQSQV; translated from the exons GACAGTGAcatccagaaaaagattgatCATGAGATCCGAATGCGCGACGGGGCCTGCAAGCTGCTGGCCGCCTGCTCCCAGAAAGACCAGGCGTTGGAGGCGGCGAAGAGCCTGCAGACGTGCAGCACTCGCATCATGGCCTACATGTCGGAGCTGCAGAGGATGAAGGAGGCGCAGGTCATGCAGAAGGTCACGAGGAGGTCGTCGGACGCAGGGCCAATGGACGACAGGCTACCATGCAAAGGAAAAGTGGCCATATCAG ATCTTCGGATCCCTCTCATGTGGAAAGACACAGAGTACTTCAAGAACAAAGGAG AGCTTCACCGGTGTGCAGTGTTCTGCCTGCTGCAGCTGGGTGGAGAGATCTTCGACACAGACATGGTGATAGTGGACCGGACACTCACCGATATTTGCTTTGACAACACCATCGTATT TAATGAGGCGAGCCCAGGTTTTGAGCTGCGGGTGGAGCTGTATAGCTGCTGCTCGGAGGACGACTACTCAGCAGGGAGCACGCCAAGGAAACTAGCCAGTAAACTGAGCTCGTCACTGGGGCGATCAGCTGGGAAGAAGCTCCGGGCAGCCATGGAGCCCGGGCCCTGTAGTCCTGTAAGCAATGGAGGGGCATCTCCTCTTCTGCTGCCAGTTCCCTCAGTGCC GGGCCCCAAGTACCACCTCTTAGCTCATACCACCCTGTCACTGTCACACGTCCAGGACAGCTTTCGCACACATGACCTCACCATCTCAGGCAACG AAGAGTGTTCGTATTGGCTGCCACTCTATGGCAGTATGTGTTGCCGCCTCGCAGCTCAGCCTCACTGTATGACCCAACAGATGATGAGTGGATGTTTAAAGGTTAAG CAGTTGGGAAGTGACCCTCAGAGTTGGACAAAAGTGTACGCCGTTCTAAAAGGAACAAGCCTTTTCTGCTACCACCGGCAAGAAGATGTGGAGGCTAACGTTGAGCCAGCTTTCACCATTGCCATCAACAAG GAGACCAGAATACGTGCGTCAGAGAAAGACCCTCAAAGTAAAGTTCAGAATATCTGTATCAGTAACCAGTACGGCGGCGAGGAGGTCACGCACACACTGACAACAGACAGCCGTGAGGACACACACCGGTGGATGGAGGCCTTTTGGCAGCATTTCTATGACATGA GTCAATGGAAACAGTGCTGTGATGACTTAATGAAAATTGAACTGCCATCGCCAAGAAAACCAGCTCCTGTCACACCAAAACAGGGTTCACTCTATCACGAAATGG TTATTGAGTCATCTGATGACCTCAGCAGCACTGTGTCAGACATCCTGGCTCGGAGGATGCAGGAGCTGGAGCTCCGCAGCCAGCTGGGCACCTCCCCCACCTGGATGTCTGTGTTTGAGGAGAACAACCCCAAAAGCGCTGGCCGCCCCCGTCCCTGTACTTCTCGCCTTTCTGGCCACAGCCCCTTCACCCCTCACCGACTGCCCCGGAGCCCTGTGAGCCCTCACCGCTGCCCACAGCTTAGTCTGCTGTCCTCAGATGCAAGCCTGACCTCAGACAGCGACAGCCACTGCAGCACCAGTCCCTGCTCTCACCGCTACGGCTGGCCTGAGCCTTCTTCTAACTTCTCTCTCTTGTCATCGTCCCCCTCCCGTCTGAGGCCACGCACTCTGTCACTGGATGCTAAGCTCAGCACCCTTCGAGGGAGGGGGTACGGAGGACCTGGGGCCCTCCAGTGCCCCTGCCAGCCTCCTTCCTCCTCGCTGCTCGCCCCGCTCCCCATCTCCTCCCGTTCACCTCGGTCACAGCGCAGCACACAGACCACACTctcctgctccagctccactTCCAGCAACAGCTCAAGCAACAGCGAGGGCAGCCACAGCCCCGAGTCATCTGAGGGAGCCCCCTTCTCAAGGCCCTCCCCGGCTCGACGCAGCCTCAGGAATCTCAGGGCAAGACTTGATCCTCGCAACTGGCTCCAAAGCCAGGTGTGA
- the rtkna gene encoding rhotekin isoform X5 has translation MRDGACKLLAACSQKDQALEAAKSLQTCSTRIMAYMSELQRMKEAQVMQKVTRRSSDAGPMDDRLPCKGKVAISDLRIPLMWKDTEYFKNKGELHRCAVFCLLQLGGEIFDTDMVIVDRTLTDICFDNTIVFNEASPGFELRVELYSCCSEDDYSAGSTPRKLASKLSSSLGRSAGKKLRAAMEPGPCSPVSNGGASPLLLPVPSVPGPKYHLLAHTTLSLSHVQDSFRTHDLTISGNEECSYWLPLYGSMCCRLAAQPHCMTQQMMSGCLKVKQLGSDPQSWTKVYAVLKGTSLFCYHRQEDVEANVEPAFTIAINKETRIRASEKDPQSKVQNICISNQYGGEEVTHTLTTDSREDTHRWMEAFWQHFYDMSQWKQCCDDLMKIELPSPRKPAPVTPKQGSLYHEMVIESSDDLSSTVSDILARRMQELELRSQLGTSPTWMSVFEENNPKSAGRPRPCTSRLSGHSPFTPHRLPRSPVSPHRCPQLSLLSSDASLTSDSDSHCSTSPCSHRYGWPEPSSNFSLLSSSPSRLRPRTLSLDAKLSTLRGRGYGGPGALQCPCQPPSSSLLAPLPISSRSPRSQRSTQTTLSCSSSTSSNSSSNSEGSHSPESSEGAPFSRPSPARRSLRNLRARLDPRNWLQSQV, from the exons ATGCGCGACGGGGCCTGCAAGCTGCTGGCCGCCTGCTCCCAGAAAGACCAGGCGTTGGAGGCGGCGAAGAGCCTGCAGACGTGCAGCACTCGCATCATGGCCTACATGTCGGAGCTGCAGAGGATGAAGGAGGCGCAGGTCATGCAGAAGGTCACGAGGAGGTCGTCGGACGCAGGGCCAATGGACGACAGGCTACCATGCAAAGGAAAAGTGGCCATATCAG ATCTTCGGATCCCTCTCATGTGGAAAGACACAGAGTACTTCAAGAACAAAGGAG AGCTTCACCGGTGTGCAGTGTTCTGCCTGCTGCAGCTGGGTGGAGAGATCTTCGACACAGACATGGTGATAGTGGACCGGACACTCACCGATATTTGCTTTGACAACACCATCGTATT TAATGAGGCGAGCCCAGGTTTTGAGCTGCGGGTGGAGCTGTATAGCTGCTGCTCGGAGGACGACTACTCAGCAGGGAGCACGCCAAGGAAACTAGCCAGTAAACTGAGCTCGTCACTGGGGCGATCAGCTGGGAAGAAGCTCCGGGCAGCCATGGAGCCCGGGCCCTGTAGTCCTGTAAGCAATGGAGGGGCATCTCCTCTTCTGCTGCCAGTTCCCTCAGTGCC GGGCCCCAAGTACCACCTCTTAGCTCATACCACCCTGTCACTGTCACACGTCCAGGACAGCTTTCGCACACATGACCTCACCATCTCAGGCAACG AAGAGTGTTCGTATTGGCTGCCACTCTATGGCAGTATGTGTTGCCGCCTCGCAGCTCAGCCTCACTGTATGACCCAACAGATGATGAGTGGATGTTTAAAGGTTAAG CAGTTGGGAAGTGACCCTCAGAGTTGGACAAAAGTGTACGCCGTTCTAAAAGGAACAAGCCTTTTCTGCTACCACCGGCAAGAAGATGTGGAGGCTAACGTTGAGCCAGCTTTCACCATTGCCATCAACAAG GAGACCAGAATACGTGCGTCAGAGAAAGACCCTCAAAGTAAAGTTCAGAATATCTGTATCAGTAACCAGTACGGCGGCGAGGAGGTCACGCACACACTGACAACAGACAGCCGTGAGGACACACACCGGTGGATGGAGGCCTTTTGGCAGCATTTCTATGACATGA GTCAATGGAAACAGTGCTGTGATGACTTAATGAAAATTGAACTGCCATCGCCAAGAAAACCAGCTCCTGTCACACCAAAACAGGGTTCACTCTATCACGAAATGG TTATTGAGTCATCTGATGACCTCAGCAGCACTGTGTCAGACATCCTGGCTCGGAGGATGCAGGAGCTGGAGCTCCGCAGCCAGCTGGGCACCTCCCCCACCTGGATGTCTGTGTTTGAGGAGAACAACCCCAAAAGCGCTGGCCGCCCCCGTCCCTGTACTTCTCGCCTTTCTGGCCACAGCCCCTTCACCCCTCACCGACTGCCCCGGAGCCCTGTGAGCCCTCACCGCTGCCCACAGCTTAGTCTGCTGTCCTCAGATGCAAGCCTGACCTCAGACAGCGACAGCCACTGCAGCACCAGTCCCTGCTCTCACCGCTACGGCTGGCCTGAGCCTTCTTCTAACTTCTCTCTCTTGTCATCGTCCCCCTCCCGTCTGAGGCCACGCACTCTGTCACTGGATGCTAAGCTCAGCACCCTTCGAGGGAGGGGGTACGGAGGACCTGGGGCCCTCCAGTGCCCCTGCCAGCCTCCTTCCTCCTCGCTGCTCGCCCCGCTCCCCATCTCCTCCCGTTCACCTCGGTCACAGCGCAGCACACAGACCACACTctcctgctccagctccactTCCAGCAACAGCTCAAGCAACAGCGAGGGCAGCCACAGCCCCGAGTCATCTGAGGGAGCCCCCTTCTCAAGGCCCTCCCCGGCTCGACGCAGCCTCAGGAATCTCAGGGCAAGACTTGATCCTCGCAACTGGCTCCAAAGCCAGGTGTGA
- the rtkna gene encoding rhotekin isoform X4: MNNSKNQRDSDIQKKIDHEIRMRDGACKLLAACSQKDQALEAAKSLQTCSTRIMAYMSELQRMKEAQVMQKVTRRSSDAGPMDDRLPCKGKVAISDLRIPLMWKDTEYFKNKGELHRCAVFCLLQLGGEIFDTDMVIVDRTLTDICFDNTIVFNEASPGFELRVELYSCCSEDDYSAGSTPRKLASKLSSSLGRSAGKKLRAAMEPGPCSPVSNGGASPLLLPVPSVPGPKYHLLAHTTLSLSHVQDSFRTHDLTISGNEECSYWLPLYGSMCCRLAAQPHCMTQQMMSGCLKVKQLGSDPQSWTKVYAVLKGTSLFCYHRQEDVEANVEPAFTIAINKETRIRASEKDPQSKVQNICISNQYGGEEVTHTLTTDSREDTHRWMEAFWQHFYDMSQWKQCCDDLMKIELPSPRKPAPVTPKQGSLYHEMVIESSDDLSSTVSDILARRMQELELRSQLGTSPTWMSVFEENNPKSAGRPRPCTSRLSGHSPFTPHRLPRSPVSPHRCPQLSLLSSDASLTSDSDSHCSTSPCSHRYGWPEPSSNFSLLSSSPSRLRPRTLSLDAKLSTLRGRGYGGPGALQCPCQPPSSSLLAPLPISSRSPRSQRSTQTTLSCSSSTSSNSSSNSEGSHSPESSEGAPFSRPSPARRSLRNLRARLDPRNWLQSQV; encoded by the exons GACAGTGAcatccagaaaaagattgatCATGAGATCCGAATGCGCGACGGGGCCTGCAAGCTGCTGGCCGCCTGCTCCCAGAAAGACCAGGCGTTGGAGGCGGCGAAGAGCCTGCAGACGTGCAGCACTCGCATCATGGCCTACATGTCGGAGCTGCAGAGGATGAAGGAGGCGCAGGTCATGCAGAAGGTCACGAGGAGGTCGTCGGACGCAGGGCCAATGGACGACAGGCTACCATGCAAAGGAAAAGTGGCCATATCAG ATCTTCGGATCCCTCTCATGTGGAAAGACACAGAGTACTTCAAGAACAAAGGAG AGCTTCACCGGTGTGCAGTGTTCTGCCTGCTGCAGCTGGGTGGAGAGATCTTCGACACAGACATGGTGATAGTGGACCGGACACTCACCGATATTTGCTTTGACAACACCATCGTATT TAATGAGGCGAGCCCAGGTTTTGAGCTGCGGGTGGAGCTGTATAGCTGCTGCTCGGAGGACGACTACTCAGCAGGGAGCACGCCAAGGAAACTAGCCAGTAAACTGAGCTCGTCACTGGGGCGATCAGCTGGGAAGAAGCTCCGGGCAGCCATGGAGCCCGGGCCCTGTAGTCCTGTAAGCAATGGAGGGGCATCTCCTCTTCTGCTGCCAGTTCCCTCAGTGCC GGGCCCCAAGTACCACCTCTTAGCTCATACCACCCTGTCACTGTCACACGTCCAGGACAGCTTTCGCACACATGACCTCACCATCTCAGGCAACG AAGAGTGTTCGTATTGGCTGCCACTCTATGGCAGTATGTGTTGCCGCCTCGCAGCTCAGCCTCACTGTATGACCCAACAGATGATGAGTGGATGTTTAAAGGTTAAG CAGTTGGGAAGTGACCCTCAGAGTTGGACAAAAGTGTACGCCGTTCTAAAAGGAACAAGCCTTTTCTGCTACCACCGGCAAGAAGATGTGGAGGCTAACGTTGAGCCAGCTTTCACCATTGCCATCAACAAG GAGACCAGAATACGTGCGTCAGAGAAAGACCCTCAAAGTAAAGTTCAGAATATCTGTATCAGTAACCAGTACGGCGGCGAGGAGGTCACGCACACACTGACAACAGACAGCCGTGAGGACACACACCGGTGGATGGAGGCCTTTTGGCAGCATTTCTATGACATGA GTCAATGGAAACAGTGCTGTGATGACTTAATGAAAATTGAACTGCCATCGCCAAGAAAACCAGCTCCTGTCACACCAAAACAGGGTTCACTCTATCACGAAATGG TTATTGAGTCATCTGATGACCTCAGCAGCACTGTGTCAGACATCCTGGCTCGGAGGATGCAGGAGCTGGAGCTCCGCAGCCAGCTGGGCACCTCCCCCACCTGGATGTCTGTGTTTGAGGAGAACAACCCCAAAAGCGCTGGCCGCCCCCGTCCCTGTACTTCTCGCCTTTCTGGCCACAGCCCCTTCACCCCTCACCGACTGCCCCGGAGCCCTGTGAGCCCTCACCGCTGCCCACAGCTTAGTCTGCTGTCCTCAGATGCAAGCCTGACCTCAGACAGCGACAGCCACTGCAGCACCAGTCCCTGCTCTCACCGCTACGGCTGGCCTGAGCCTTCTTCTAACTTCTCTCTCTTGTCATCGTCCCCCTCCCGTCTGAGGCCACGCACTCTGTCACTGGATGCTAAGCTCAGCACCCTTCGAGGGAGGGGGTACGGAGGACCTGGGGCCCTCCAGTGCCCCTGCCAGCCTCCTTCCTCCTCGCTGCTCGCCCCGCTCCCCATCTCCTCCCGTTCACCTCGGTCACAGCGCAGCACACAGACCACACTctcctgctccagctccactTCCAGCAACAGCTCAAGCAACAGCGAGGGCAGCCACAGCCCCGAGTCATCTGAGGGAGCCCCCTTCTCAAGGCCCTCCCCGGCTCGACGCAGCCTCAGGAATCTCAGGGCAAGACTTGATCCTCGCAACTGGCTCCAAAGCCAGGTGTGA